GCTGGTCAGCGAACATCGTATGAATGCTTATCCACCGTCAGAGTGGCTCGCACTGCAACGAAATGACAAGGGGTACCAGTTGCCTGATGAGAGCATCGCCCAGCTTAGGGAATGGATTGATCGTTATCACGTCAACGCGGTTCAAATTCCTTCGCCGGTGGGCAGGGTCAAAGATCCCGCGGAGTCGCCGGAGGATTTAAGGACGTGGCTGGCAGCCTGGGACAAAGCCATCACAGAAATCGCACGCCCTCACGTAATCTTCTACATCTACCTCAAAGATGAACCCAATGACCCGGAGGCGTACGAGTTCGTTCGTCACTGGGGCAAGCCGATTCGTGCGGCGCAGACCAAAGTGAAGGTGCTTGTCGTGGAACAAACTCTGACACAGGACCCGGCCTGGGGCGATCTTTATGGTGCCGTCGATATATGGTGTTCCCTGTTTCCGCTTTACGATGAAGCGACCGCCAAGCAGCGGCAAGCGCTCGGGGAGATTATGTGGGCATACACGGCGCTTTGCCAGGGAAAGCGAAAATCGCCCTGGTGGCACATCGACTATCCACTCCTCCATTATCGTGTGCCGTCCTGGATTTCATGGCGATTCGGAATCACAGGATTGCTTTACTGGGGCGGGATGAGTTATTGGGATCAGGTGGAGGATCCTTGGACGGACGCCAACACATACAGACCTGGTCCTGCCGATCGACCGTTAACCTTCAACGGCGAAGGAACACTCGTGTATCCTGCCAGACCGTGCGGCTATGAAGGTATCGTCCCCTCCTTGCGACTAAAGGCGCTGCGAGACTCAATTGAGGATTACGAGTATTTGGAGATCTTACGCCGGGCGGGTAAGGCCGACCTTGCTCAACGTCTTGTTCTGTCGCTGACTCCCAGTTGGTTCGAGTGGTCGGAAACACCGGAGGATTATGAAGAGGCTCGGCGAAAACTCGCGGAGTTGATTCTCACGTTGCCGCCTGAAACCCGCAATGCCACCCGGTGATGGCGCGTCGAGGCGGGTGTTCTCCTTTGAGCACTCGAAGAAAATCACCGATTCAACCCTGGATTAGACTGCGGCCCCGCATCCATGCCCGACGTACAGCCTGCCCCGGACCGCAGCCGAGCATTGGCGGTTCGTTAACACCACTTTATCGTGACGGCAAGGTCTCTCCAGCCGAGTTGCGGAGCAAGGCGTCGTGTCGGCCTGTAGCTTTCCAGCGGCCGGGGGCGATTTTCGTCATCGCGCGGGCTGAACCAGTTGGAGATAAAGGTCTCAAACACGAGCCCGAGTAGCACGAGGGTTAAGAAAAATTCAGCCAAACTTCTACCGTGTCGCAGAAAATCAAATGTTTTGGACAAATCCTCAGGATCCTCGGCGAAAACCAGGGGAACTCCCGAAAAGGCCTCTTCCAGGGTTGCGTTTTCAATCTTTCCGGGATCGCTTTCGTCGGGGTCCACGTTAACAGCGAAGGCTTTTTGCACCGGCCGAACGGAAGCAAGAAGTCGCAATTGATATACGCCCACTTGATGAGTATCTGTATATCGAAACTCTTTACTTTGCGGCTCAATATTAAACCGCATGAGTGAACCACTTGGGGGCGTTACCTCGACCACGCCCGGCGGAATTTGACCCAAAAATGGTATGATCAGCGGCTGCCCCGCAAGCCCGGCAAATTGTGTCGGTTCACCACCTGCCAGATAGAAAGCGAGTCTCGCCATGAGCGGGGCGAAAATGGGTCTCAGTGGGAAATTCGTCCATTCCACGTGCACGCTGGTTCCAAGGAACAACACTATTCCATGGCCAACCTGTTTTTCCACCAGCAACGGATCCCCCTCGCCATCCAGCCGCAGCAAAACTCTTACCCCATCGGTTTCCGCGGCTTTCGGCTTAACATATTTGTAGACCAGGATTGACTGATAGAGCGATGGTGGCTCTGCGAACCCAGTGAGGGCCGGATGCTGAACGTCGAGCCAGTTCACACGCCAGCTGTCACGACCTTCTTCGGCCTGAGCTGATCTTACAGTGTCTAATGGGATAGGGAGTAAGCCCCCGTTGGCCATTTCATTCCAAGCATTGTAGTTTGCGGGATCGACTTCCTCGCCCGCGATCCACACGAGGCGCCCTCCATTTTGGACAAACGCCGCAAGCTTTTCTAAAACCGTCGCCTCAAGGGACCGCAGATTTACCAGGTAGATGATGCGGTAATTGGAAAGGGGTTCCGTCGTGACTTCATTTGGCGTGAGGAGGGTCGTTTTAATCGACCAGTTTTGGCCCTCGATGGGCTGCAGCGCCTTTTCCAGATAGAAGGAATCATTAAGGTAGGGAATTTCTTTGCGCTCGTTGATAACAATGGCGACGGGAATGGCCGCTTCAATTTCGATTGTGAAAAAGCGCCGGTCATCAAAACGTGCTCCGTCTTCTCCGACCAGTCGTACCTCACCCTGGTGAATGCCTCCCCGATCCAAAGTGAAAACGACCTCGGCGGGGAGGGCACCCTCCGGGGGAATTGTCAGTTCGGGCGTCGTGCCGACTTTATTGCCATCCACGTAGACTTCGGCAACCCGTTGCTGCGGGATGGATGACGCATTGAAGAGTTCGAGCACGACCTTCATGGGTACACCGGCCACGGGAAGCACAGATTGAACGGTCACCTTCCGTACGGCGACGTTGGGCCGCGGGGTCCGCTGACAGTCCACAACGACAATCGGGATTTCGCGTAAACGCCGATCATCCGCGCTGCTCTGGCGGGTTGCGGCGTCCTCGCTTGCTCGATTGCGGTTTTCCTCCAATCCTTCCCAAGCCACATTCTGATTGTCGGTGATGACAAACAGGTAACGTTGCGGAGCCTGCGATTGGGCGAGCTGTTCCCGGGCCTGGTTTAGCAGGG
This is a stretch of genomic DNA from Thermogutta terrifontis. It encodes these proteins:
- a CDS encoding DUF4091 domain-containing protein, giving the protein MKAHQSRRWIVSCSPTCVAILSSFVWITLYGSLLAELTVWVETATRCLCREDLPPQRPARHIEVAAARNEWVGFQVFMRSSQPVPQIELVITAPKGPQDATITPSNFRVYREHQIHIVNGTHRNEAFRPGWYPDPLIPSRDPVKDVPLRGKYQAFPFDLPADETHGFYVDLFIPPGTPPGKYAGKVTVRGSGVNQVDIPLSIEVWDFTLPSTPALVTAFGSPSQRMRSYYAKRARSGKESPPENWEEVDRQCAALVSEHRMNAYPPSEWLALQRNDKGYQLPDESIAQLREWIDRYHVNAVQIPSPVGRVKDPAESPEDLRTWLAAWDKAITEIARPHVIFYIYLKDEPNDPEAYEFVRHWGKPIRAAQTKVKVLVVEQTLTQDPAWGDLYGAVDIWCSLFPLYDEATAKQRQALGEIMWAYTALCQGKRKSPWWHIDYPLLHYRVPSWISWRFGITGLLYWGGMSYWDQVEDPWTDANTYRPGPADRPLTFNGEGTLVYPARPCGYEGIVPSLRLKALRDSIEDYEYLEILRRAGKADLAQRLVLSLTPSWFEWSETPEDYEEARRKLAELILTLPPETRNATR
- a CDS encoding BatA domain-containing protein, which encodes MTFGAAAFLLAALAAIIPPILHMINRQRAKQLPFSTLRFLKISVQKTRRRRQIRDIFLMILRMAVLILIAIGLARPTLSKVRSLFGGSQAAVAIVLDNSASMGWIDEGRPRFELAVAAVNQILAELQAGDEVALWVTSGRFYPELGKFDREHDKVRQLLAQIAQQGPTFERGTLMPLLNQAREQLAQSQAPQRYLFVITDNQNVAWEGLEENRNRASEDAATRQSSADDRRLREIPIVVVDCQRTPRPNVAVRKVTVQSVLPVAGVPMKVVLELFNASSIPQQRVAEVYVDGNKVGTTPELTIPPEGALPAEVVFTLDRGGIHQGEVRLVGEDGARFDDRRFFTIEIEAAIPVAIVINERKEIPYLNDSFYLEKALQPIEGQNWSIKTTLLTPNEVTTEPLSNYRIIYLVNLRSLEATVLEKLAAFVQNGGRLVWIAGEEVDPANYNAWNEMANGGLLPIPLDTVRSAQAEEGRDSWRVNWLDVQHPALTGFAEPPSLYQSILVYKYVKPKAAETDGVRVLLRLDGEGDPLLVEKQVGHGIVLFLGTSVHVEWTNFPLRPIFAPLMARLAFYLAGGEPTQFAGLAGQPLIIPFLGQIPPGVVEVTPPSGSLMRFNIEPQSKEFRYTDTHQVGVYQLRLLASVRPVQKAFAVNVDPDESDPGKIENATLEEAFSGVPLVFAEDPEDLSKTFDFLRHGRSLAEFFLTLVLLGLVFETFISNWFSPRDDENRPRPLESYRPTRRLAPQLGWRDLAVTIKWC